ATTTTCATCCAATTAAATTGCTTCACCAAATTCTGGTCCAAAATGAGAGTCTCGTTTGGGGAACCTCTAGAATGTATGTCAAGCTTCACTAGTGAAATTTATAATGTGCTAGATTTCTGCCGGCTTCCACCCCAATGGCGTTGCCTAGCCCTCCTCTTCCTCCCATCCTTTTTCTCCTTCGCTTTTTCTTTCAAGTCCCTCTCTCCTCTCCGCTTGTACATCTTGAAACTGATCTTCTGATCAGCAGCCATTTTCCTCACCTTTTCAGTGATCTCTACCGCAAATTGTCTGTTATATAGTTTCCGCAGACCGCGCATTAGCTTGGCAAAAGTATCCGGCTGTGGCATTAACCCCTGATCCAACATGTCTATGCAGAATGAACAAGCTTCCTTTACATGTCCCTTTGAAAAGAGTGCATGAATCCATATTGTCCATGCACCCACATTCAATTCACACCCTTTGGTAGATGTGATACAATTCCAAGTATCTTTAGCCAGTTCAAGCTTTTGAGCTCTTAAAAGGAAATTCATCAACTCCTTCAATGTACCGTACTGAGGGGTGGTAAAAAGCCCTCTGCCAACCATCTCCTTGAAATGTTCACAAGCTTCAATCTGACAACCTTGCTCAAGAAAGCCATTAATCATTATGACAAAGGTGTCAATGCCTGGACTAAGCCCACTTGCTTCCATTTCATTCCAAATCCAAACACCTTCCTTGATCTCTCCCAACTTGCAAGCCAACCTAATAACCGTATTGTAGATGTTAAGGTCAGGAGTGCAACCAATCTTGTGCATCTCATTCACCAGTTCCATACACTCCTCCAGTTCTTCCTTCTTTTCATGGGCAAACATGAGATGATGATAAGTCAGCTGATTTGGCACATGGCCTTGTTGTATCATCCGATCCAAAAGCTCATAACCTCTTTCAACTTTTCCCCACTTGCAAAACCCACTAATCAATGTTGTATAGGTTATGGCATCCACATCACAGCCATTTCTCTGCATCTCAACAAATAACCGCATTCCCTCCTCCAATCTTTCATGTTTGCATAGTGATTGGATCAAAATTGTGTACGAGGTTGCATTCGGTCCACAACCTATCCTTCTCATCTCCTTCAAAAGATCATAAGCATCCCCCATTTTCGCAGCTAGAGCATAACCACTAAGCAAATTGTTATAAACAACGATATCCGGTTCAATGCCTGCATCCTTCATTTGCACCAACACATGTTTTGCTTCCATAAGTTTCCCTTCTCTACACCAACCATACAACAAGGAAGTGAAATGTTTGATGGTTGGAGGAAATCGATATCTCATGTCCTCAAAAAGCGAAGCGGCTTCCTTAATGCTACCATTCTTGCACAATGCATCCAACAAACACCCGAAAACATATTCATCAGGCTCACATCCGTAATTGGGCATTTCATCTAATACTTCAATAGCCTTCTGAACCATCCTTGCAGAAGCAAACTTCCTCATTAGAATAACAAACATCTGTGGAGAAATTAACATAGGATTCTCTTGCCTCATTTCATCAATTAGTGCCCAAACAGCTCCAAATTGCCGCATTTTGCCCAAAACCTTAATCATAGCTTTGTAAACTTCTTGACTATGTTGATAATCGGACTGCTTAGAAGCCCATGCATAGAATCTATATGCCAAATTCCCGGCATCGCCACATCGATTCAAGATGCGCTCAGTTAATCCAGGCCTCACAACAATTCCAGATTCTTTCAAAGCAAGCTCCAATTTGGGAACCCTAGAATGATATTTTCTCAATATTCTATAAACTTTTTCCACATCAGAAGCAAACTCATCGTAGCTTTGGTCATTTACATCCTTTTCTGGACTACATTGAAGGTGAATAAGGCCAAAATGGTTTTTTGATGAGGCACTGCTGATGCAGCTGCTACTATTATCAAATTCTGAGGACTTATGATTGAGTGGTGGTGAATGTGGTGAACACACCTCAAAACTAGTAGAAAACAGCTGGGATAGTGTATTTTTCTGTCCAATAACTGTTAATGAATTTGTCAAGGGAAGTTggaaaaaattaacttttttgaAGAAAGGCAATGTTTTTCTCGAAAATCTCTGCATTTTCTTGAGGCTCACTCAACCCTGGTTTGGTACTCCACCGCCGCCAGATGATTCAATTTGAGAGGAACGAGGGTGAGATTAGGAACAATGACAAAATAGCATTGGAGAGGGGCGTCAAGAATTTCGCAGTGGAATAAAGCAAAGCACCCAACTCTTGTTAATCACAAATTGGAATCTGAAATTGAAGCATAAGGCAATGGAGTTGCCAAGAAAGGAGTGAATGAAGAGCTCATCCGCGAGGTTCTCAGCATCCCATGTCCCACCGCTGCAAATACTAATCTGTTAACGGGTGCCTCTTGGGTTACTACCGTATAAGAAAAGGACATGAGAAAAATTTTGGATAGATTTAttggctaatttttttggatatggAAGAAACTTTGGTGTAACACTCAGTTATTGGATTTTATGGCATATTGTCCCGccctcaaaattttgaaaaacaccaTAAAATCCAATAACCGAATGTTACACCAAAGTTTTTACCAATatctaaaaatacaaacaataTGAGTAATATTCCACCCCTGGCCATTTGCAGTGGCGTCCCCAAAATATAGTTGTCATAACTGACTTGGTGATCAAAACGGTCAGACTATTGGGTCACTAGTTCAACTGATTGACCCGgtcttatttaaataatataatataaaatagtcaaaaaTTGAAATGCATGTCTTcactaacaacaacaatcaaatctcaaattataaaaataactaatacgAAAATAGACATAAAATTAGTCAGTACTACTATAATAGTATCTTAATTTGACACACTAAAAATAACAATCCATAAACTATGTCCAAGGAGTAATTTGAAAGTCTAGGTATATCTTCATCTGATGTTCTTGGGATGATGGTGTTTCTGATGAAGCCATCTTAAAATcccataaaagaaaaaaaatcaatcaactAAGTAACAAATAGCAAAAGAAACCAGCATCATTACAGCAACGACaattaacaatcaacaaaattcataatcagCGAAACCAATTCATAAACTAATTCAACAATTAACAAAACGACTACATATTcaacaattaaaccatattcataATCAGCAAAACCCCTGCATATTCATATTCATAAACCAATTCAGAAATCAATTCAACATTTCAATTCAACCACTGCCATGTTTATTTCTAATCAACTCATaaaccaatcaacaataaaatTCACAGCAATAACATCAATGAATCAACCtggaaaaaattaaatgctCACCTGTTGTTGCAGAGGCAGAAGGTGGACGATGAGAAGCAGTTCAGGCAGCAACAACCACGGAAGAGAGGAGAGGGAGGGACGGAGGCGCAGCGCGGCGAGACGCGAGCACTCACCAGGAAGCACAGCTGCAGGAAGAGAGGCAAGACGCGAGCAGTGGAGCACACCAGGCGTTCGGTGCTGTGATGGCGGACGACGACGACACGCTGCACAGCTTCAGGAACCGCAGCTCGAGCACTCACCGGCGGAAGCACGGCGAGACGCGAGAGGCCGAGCACACAGCACAGACGGAGGAGAGGGGCAAGACGCGAATCGCGAGCACAACATTCGGAGAATCCGGCGAGAGGCGCGGCGATGGCGGCGAGCGTGCGGTGGCGGTGAACCGAGGTGAGCTGCCAGTGCTGTGCCTGTGTGTGTAGTGTGCCGTTTCCGAAAGTGAGAGGGAGAGGAGAGTTTGGGGATGGCGTGGGCAGAGAACTAGCCTAGGTCTGTTACAATTTACAAACGACGTGGTTTTGGACTTTTGTGGTTTTAAAAAGTTTTCTGAACCGGTCCGGTTTCTCACACCTTCCGGTTCATCGGTTTTCACAAAATCTGACCGATTCAAACTGGTTCTCACCGGATTTGTTCCTTATCCAATCCAATGTTCACCCGGACCGGCCTAGAAGGCAGATCGCCAATTTTCTAGTCCGCTCACTCGGGTTAGTCCATTTTTTTCAACTATTCCCCTAATCATCCTGAAATATCACGATGGTCCTCATCCGtttaaataattagattaaTAAACTCCTACAACCATTTGCTCAAAAACGATTACATAATGATGTGTCAGATTATGTGTAATGTAATGTGTTAATTATCAGCGCCACGTCGTCATGTCCATCTCCATTGTCTCAATTGCATGAGGCTGTGAGTACGAGCTTTTGTCTTCCTCAAATCCTAAGGACAGATAGGCATGAAGTTGGAGAAGAGAGAGACCTTTTTAAGGATTTATTAgtccatattttttaaaagaaaatatatagatAGACaatgataatattaaataatgtgaataatagatatattgaATGTTGAATTAATAGGTGTACAGATAattatattgattatttttaattagatagttatttcttttgatttgatttactcATGCACAGTTAACAATAATTAGATGTTCAATATTATCTACAAAAGTCATTATTTACTTAacaaaaccctttttaaaatcGCTTCTGTATGACATTCATGTGATTTTTTATACCTGACACGTCAGTATATTATCAGTTTTAACAATTGATTACAATAATTGTTTAAActaatttatcaaataattaaGAGTAGGTTAGAGTtttttgaattatgaaaaaatattattttttaaataaatagttagaggataaaaaaaatatttactctgATAATAGGAGATATATCATTCTatttgaatattattttttttcttctataaatttatacaaaataGACCACCCGATTCATCTAACTATGTAGGTgcattctataatttttttttaatatcaattAAATAAAGTTAATCAAGTATTGTGCTAAGTATGgctatttttttaagaataaaatatattttttattttttaaatttgacaaaaattttaaaaatatttttaaattttattttgttt
The Arachis duranensis cultivar V14167 chromosome 5, aradu.V14167.gnm2.J7QH, whole genome shotgun sequence genome window above contains:
- the LOC107487421 gene encoding putative pentatricopeptide repeat-containing protein At5g65820, producing MQRFSRKTLPFFKKVNFFQLPLTNSLTVIGQKNTLSQLFSTSFEVCSPHSPPLNHKSSEFDNSSSCISSASSKNHFGLIHLQCSPEKDVNDQSYDEFASDVEKVYRILRKYHSRVPKLELALKESGIVVRPGLTERILNRCGDAGNLAYRFYAWASKQSDYQHSQEVYKAMIKVLGKMRQFGAVWALIDEMRQENPMLISPQMFVILMRKFASARMVQKAIEVLDEMPNYGCEPDEYVFGCLLDALCKNGSIKEAASLFEDMRYRFPPTIKHFTSLLYGWCREGKLMEAKHVLVQMKDAGIEPDIVVYNNLLSGYALAAKMGDAYDLLKEMRRIGCGPNATSYTILIQSLCKHERLEEGMRLFVEMQRNGCDVDAITYTTLISGFCKWGKVERGYELLDRMIQQGHVPNQLTYHHLMFAHEKKEELEECMELVNEMHKIGCTPDLNIYNTVIRLACKLGEIKEGVWIWNEMEASGLSPGIDTFVIMINGFLEQGCQIEACEHFKEMVGRGLFTTPQYGTLKELMNFLLRAQKLELAKDTWNCITSTKGCELNVGAWTIWIHALFSKGHVKEACSFCIDMLDQGLMPQPDTFAKLMRGLRKLYNRQFAVEITEKVRKMAADQKISFKMYKRRGERDLKEKAKEKKDGRKRRARQRHWGGSRQKSSTL